The Desulfovibrio desulfuricans DSM 642 genome includes a window with the following:
- the modB gene encoding molybdate ABC transporter permease subunit, whose product MDFDLAFIWSPLELSLRVAGAATAVSFVVATLAAWRLARKKGPMPALLDALCSLPLVLPPTVLGYYLILLVGRRGVFGHGLAELGINLIFSWQGAVVAATVVVFPLIYKSARAALEQVDKHLEDAARTLGASEWRVFVSVSLPLAWKGIFAGIMLAFARGMGEFGATLMIAGNIPGKTQTLALAIYDAFQAGNDLQASWLVFVTSAVCVTLLMAAELLVKLKGRRR is encoded by the coding sequence ATGGATTTTGACCTGGCGTTTATCTGGAGCCCGCTGGAGCTTTCGTTGCGCGTGGCAGGAGCGGCTACGGCTGTTTCCTTTGTTGTGGCAACGCTGGCGGCCTGGCGGCTGGCCCGCAAAAAAGGCCCCATGCCCGCCCTGCTGGACGCCCTGTGCTCGTTGCCGCTGGTGCTGCCCCCCACAGTGCTTGGCTACTATCTTATCTTGCTGGTGGGGCGGCGCGGCGTTTTTGGGCATGGGCTGGCAGAACTGGGCATCAACCTGATTTTTTCCTGGCAGGGGGCTGTGGTTGCAGCCACTGTTGTGGTTTTTCCGCTTATCTACAAGTCGGCCCGCGCAGCGCTGGAGCAGGTGGACAAACATCTGGAAGACGCGGCCCGCACGCTTGGGGCCTCGGAATGGCGGGTGTTTGTCAGCGTGTCTCTACCCTTGGCCTGGAAGGGTATTTTTGCGGGCATCATGCTGGCCTTTGCGCGCGGCATGGGCGAATTTGGCGCAACCCTGATGATTGCGGGCAATATCCCCGGCAAGACCCAGACTCTGGCCCTTGCCATCTACGATGCCTTTCAGGCGGGTAATGACCTCCAGGCCTCCTGGCTTGTGTTTGTTACCTCCGCCGTGTGCGTGACCCTGCTGATGGCGGCGGAACTGCTTGTGAAACTCAAGGGGCGGCGCAGATGA
- a CDS encoding sigma-54-dependent transcriptional regulator, whose protein sequence is MTTERFRLSEQSPAPATPGEPRHSGHGLDAAQRAGGGGRLLIIDDERMARANLARALERGGHESAQAGSGEEGLKLLAEQDFDVVITDIAMAGMNGMEVLKAVRSSKPDVEVIMVTGYPMIESAVEAMRLGAFHYLAKPYSLEEARMLVARALEKRRLRQQVAQMRAQLEASGSVPEMVGMSPAMCGLRQALMRLAPTDVAVLLQGETGTGKELAARTMHAQSQRARRRFLAINCGALSPELLESELFGHEQGAFSGAVRRKEGLFEAASGGTLFLDEMGEMPPGMQVKLLRVLQEQNLRRVGGTVDIPVDVRIIAATNRNLKEEVEAGRFRRDLYYRVAVVTQELPPLRSRAEDIPLLARFFLARLAEQGGAVPLDIEDDALDALRQYPFPGNVRELANILERAAVFCPPGGSIGLAHLPPEVSEVAAHLSVRNPDSSSAAVRQEDAAAAPSACPQAATPLVPLAEMEKQHILHALELAGDNRTLAADMLGISRSSLWRKLREYGV, encoded by the coding sequence ATGACTACGGAACGGTTCCGGCTTTCGGAACAATCACCTGCACCGGCTACCCCCGGCGAGCCTCGGCACAGCGGGCACGGGCTTGACGCCGCGCAACGGGCTGGCGGCGGTGGCCGTTTGCTGATCATTGACGATGAGCGGATGGCCCGGGCCAACCTCGCGCGCGCCCTGGAGCGCGGCGGGCACGAATCGGCTCAGGCGGGCAGTGGCGAAGAAGGCCTGAAACTGCTGGCCGAGCAGGATTTTGACGTGGTCATTACCGATATCGCCATGGCGGGCATGAACGGCATGGAAGTGCTCAAGGCGGTACGCTCCAGCAAACCGGATGTGGAAGTCATCATGGTCACGGGCTACCCCATGATTGAAAGCGCCGTGGAGGCCATGCGGCTGGGGGCTTTTCATTATCTGGCAAAGCCCTATTCGCTGGAAGAAGCGCGCATGCTGGTGGCGCGGGCGCTGGAAAAACGTCGTCTGCGGCAACAGGTCGCCCAGATGCGGGCTCAGCTTGAGGCAAGCGGCTCCGTGCCGGAAATGGTTGGCATGTCGCCGGCCATGTGTGGCCTGCGGCAGGCGCTCATGCGTCTGGCCCCCACGGATGTGGCCGTGCTGCTGCAAGGTGAAACAGGTACCGGCAAGGAGTTGGCTGCCCGCACCATGCATGCCCAGAGCCAGCGGGCGCGTCGGCGCTTTCTGGCGATCAACTGCGGCGCGCTCTCGCCGGAATTGCTAGAAAGCGAGCTTTTCGGACATGAGCAGGGGGCGTTTTCAGGCGCGGTACGGCGCAAGGAAGGTCTGTTTGAAGCTGCCAGTGGCGGCACGCTGTTTCTGGACGAGATGGGTGAAATGCCACCGGGCATGCAGGTCAAGCTGCTGCGCGTCCTGCAGGAGCAGAATCTGCGCCGTGTGGGGGGCACTGTAGACATACCCGTGGACGTGCGCATTATCGCCGCCACCAACCGCAACCTCAAGGAAGAGGTGGAGGCCGGGCGCTTCCGGCGCGATCTGTATTACCGCGTGGCCGTGGTAACGCAGGAACTGCCGCCCCTGCGCAGCAGAGCTGAGGACATTCCCCTGCTGGCGCGGTTTTTTCTCGCACGGCTGGCGGAGCAGGGCGGGGCCGTGCCGCTGGATATTGAAGATGACGCCCTTGATGCGCTGCGGCAGTATCCCTTCCCCGGCAATGTGCGCGAACTTGCCAATATTCTTGAGCGGGCGGCGGTGTTTTGCCCGCCGGGCGGCAGCATCGGGCTGGCGCATTTGCCTCCGGAAGTCTCCGAGGTTGCCGCTCACCTGTCCGTCCGCAATCCCGATTCTTCTTCTGCCGCCGTCCGGCAGGAGGATGCCGCCGCTGCACCCTCTGCTTGCCCGCAGGCAGCAACGCCGCTTGTTCCGCTTGCCGAAATGGAAAAGCAGCACATCCTGCACGCACTTGAACTGGCGGGCGACAACCGTACTCTGGCCGCCGACATGCTGGGCATCAGCCGATCATCCCTGTGGCGGAAGCTGCGGGAATACGGCGTGTAG
- the modA gene encoding molybdate ABC transporter substrate-binding protein → MKKTAYARGAFCRIALALGCVALLSLPVQAAEITVSAAASLTNAFNEIKGVFEKKHTGLQVHTNYAASNPLLKQIQEGAPVDVFASADQGTMDKAVAAKVVDPATRKDFALNDLVLIVPAGSKKPAKLEDIKAFKRVAIGNPDSVPAGRYTKDALNTAKLWEAVQPQLIMGNSVRQVLDYVARGEVDAGFVYRTDAKQLADKVEVVMIVEGHDPVSYPIAVATTGKDAKMGQEFLNFVLSPEGLAVLAKYGFSKP, encoded by the coding sequence ATGAAAAAGACTGCATACGCTCGTGGGGCCTTTTGCCGCATAGCTTTGGCGCTGGGTTGCGTGGCCTTGCTCAGCCTTCCCGTTCAGGCTGCGGAAATAACCGTTTCTGCCGCTGCCAGCCTTACAAATGCCTTTAACGAAATCAAAGGCGTGTTTGAAAAGAAGCACACCGGCTTGCAGGTGCACACCAACTATGCTGCCTCCAATCCGCTGCTCAAACAGATTCAGGAAGGCGCGCCCGTAGACGTCTTTGCCTCTGCCGACCAGGGCACCATGGACAAGGCCGTGGCCGCCAAGGTTGTTGACCCCGCTACGCGCAAGGACTTTGCGCTCAACGACCTCGTGCTTATCGTGCCCGCTGGCTCCAAAAAGCCCGCCAAGCTTGAAGACATCAAGGCATTCAAGCGTGTTGCCATTGGCAATCCCGATTCCGTGCCTGCCGGACGTTACACCAAGGACGCGCTGAACACCGCCAAACTGTGGGAAGCCGTGCAGCCCCAGCTTATCATGGGCAACAGCGTGCGTCAGGTGCTGGACTATGTGGCCCGTGGCGAGGTTGATGCCGGTTTTGTTTACCGTACAGATGCCAAGCAGCTTGCGGACAAGGTTGAAGTGGTCATGATTGTGGAAGGTCACGATCCCGTGAGCTATCCCATTGCCGTTGCCACCACTGGCAAGGATGCCAAGATGGGCCAGGAATTTCTGAACTTTGTGCTTTCGCCTGAAGGGCTGGCAGTGCTCGCCAAGTACGGTTTCTCCAAGCCGTAG
- a CDS encoding GGDEF domain-containing protein — MRIFTRSLKTQFIEAFTLLILLSSCFLAAITGREASSEARYERGLLLTNRVQSLAKALDQSMWFWIKEVGTLRHTVGLLGGDMKKLSIAVNRLQDTMPAFAWIGLMNPQGKVLVATDGVLEGTDLSICAIFRQGKNGLFVGDVRKASLLAQLLPHPENGPLKFVDISMPIGEGELKDWVLVAHLSWAWAREVEEYILSGEGSDTNTKIMVLGADGSVILGGDNNEKPLALPLLQELEHSTSAWAVETWPDGIAYLTAAVSCTGFKDYDGLQWSVVARQSLDAAYEPVRRLVARILVAGLLLAVLFALVAGYIAQRTIAPLKALTAAADRLSRGERVTIPRNRGIREIEVLSASLSTLVENLTRTEKDRNRIQHAAERDALTGLLNRHGLAARIDEAMPSLTQNQGLVELLYMDLDGFKPINDAHGHHVGDAVLTILGQRLTRCLRKDDVLVRLGGDEFLALLGHTRGTPDILRTINRIREDVGAPISIDGLMLRIGISIGHATWHCANESVEDALKRADSELYMVKRMSKSSQEML; from the coding sequence ATGCGCATATTCACGCGCAGCCTCAAGACGCAGTTTATTGAGGCATTCACGCTGCTTATCCTGCTGTCATCATGCTTTCTTGCGGCCATAACCGGGCGCGAAGCCAGCAGCGAGGCCCGCTACGAACGCGGCCTGCTGTTGACCAACCGCGTGCAATCCCTTGCCAAGGCCCTTGATCAGTCCATGTGGTTCTGGATCAAGGAGGTGGGCACCCTGCGCCACACGGTCGGGCTGCTCGGCGGCGATATGAAAAAACTATCCATCGCCGTGAACCGATTACAGGACACCATGCCCGCCTTTGCCTGGATCGGACTCATGAATCCCCAGGGCAAGGTTCTGGTCGCCACCGATGGCGTGCTGGAAGGAACAGACCTTTCCATCTGCGCCATTTTCCGCCAGGGCAAAAACGGCCTCTTTGTGGGCGATGTACGCAAGGCCTCCCTGCTTGCCCAACTGCTGCCCCACCCGGAAAACGGCCCGCTGAAATTTGTGGACATCAGCATGCCCATTGGCGAGGGCGAACTGAAAGATTGGGTGCTGGTAGCCCATCTGAGCTGGGCATGGGCCAGAGAGGTGGAGGAATACATCCTTTCGGGCGAAGGCTCGGATACCAACACCAAGATCATGGTTCTCGGTGCAGACGGCAGTGTCATCCTGGGCGGCGACAACAATGAAAAACCGCTGGCCTTGCCCCTGCTGCAAGAACTTGAACACTCCACTTCAGCCTGGGCCGTGGAAACATGGCCCGATGGCATTGCCTACCTCACCGCGGCAGTAAGCTGCACGGGATTTAAAGACTACGATGGCTTGCAGTGGAGCGTGGTTGCGCGGCAATCGCTGGATGCCGCATACGAACCCGTGCGTCGTCTTGTGGCGCGCATTCTTGTGGCTGGCCTCTTGCTTGCTGTGCTGTTCGCACTGGTTGCCGGATACATTGCCCAGCGCACCATTGCCCCCCTCAAGGCGCTTACCGCAGCAGCAGACAGGCTCAGCCGGGGCGAGCGCGTCACCATTCCGCGCAACCGGGGCATACGCGAAATTGAAGTGCTTTCAGCCTCTTTGTCCACCCTGGTTGAAAACCTCACCCGCACAGAAAAAGACCGGAACCGCATCCAGCATGCCGCAGAACGCGATGCCCTCACAGGCCTGCTGAACAGGCACGGTCTGGCTGCGCGCATTGACGAGGCCATGCCCAGCCTGACGCAAAACCAGGGGTTGGTCGAGCTGTTGTATATGGATCTGGACGGCTTCAAACCAATCAACGACGCGCACGGGCACCATGTGGGCGATGCCGTGCTGACCATTCTGGGGCAGCGCCTTACGCGGTGCCTGCGCAAGGATGATGTGCTGGTGCGGCTGGGAGGCGATGAATTTCTGGCCCTGCTCGGCCATACCAGGGGCACGCCAGACATCCTGCGCACAATTAACCGCATCCGCGAGGATGTGGGAGCGCCCATTTCCATCGACGGCCTCATGCTGCGCATCGGCATCAGCATAGGGCACGCCACATGGCACTGCGCGAACGAGTCTGTTGAAGATGCGCTCAAACGGGCCGACAGCGAACTTTACATGGTCAAACGGATGTCAAAATCCTCGCAGGAAATGCTGTAG
- a CDS encoding TOBE domain-containing protein, translated as MEKNKNREEMAALLRSLSSADRAWLRQRLMRRDSAALLQDTGRISPRELLAVETWLWERASAARGPREKRPRLRMWLIFMLLRYAALRLVEIFEIMPAHLDFQDGVIHVPGSNDAPGREVPLPLTISRRLKRVLEDPALFPETRELMRCDASYVRRCLQQCGAACGLPKGLLSARALRHTRALELGRQGLPLPVVDIFLGRRSAPGQSGIVRCDPQEAKRLLREQLQRERPMKTSARNVFQGRITSLRQSGLLVEVVLRTAGGLRVASLITDESAKTLALNEGKLVNASIKAPWVLVQGGELSPKSSPPAENCFTGVVERVREDEMVAEILVALGEGSQVCALRNRGPENPINLVAGQTVTVFFKAFSVILTVD; from the coding sequence ATGGAAAAAAACAAAAACCGTGAGGAAATGGCCGCGCTTTTGCGCTCCCTCTCTTCCGCAGACAGGGCATGGCTGCGCCAGCGCCTTATGCGGCGCGACTCCGCCGCTCTGCTGCAGGATACAGGGCGCATCAGCCCGCGCGAGCTTCTGGCCGTGGAAACATGGCTGTGGGAACGGGCCAGCGCTGCCCGTGGCCCGCGCGAAAAGCGCCCTCGCCTGCGCATGTGGCTGATTTTCATGCTGCTGCGCTACGCAGCCCTGCGGCTTGTGGAAATTTTTGAAATCATGCCTGCGCATCTTGATTTTCAGGACGGCGTTATCCATGTGCCGGGCAGCAACGATGCCCCCGGTCGCGAGGTTCCCCTGCCGCTTACCATCAGCCGCCGCCTCAAGCGTGTGCTGGAAGACCCGGCGCTGTTTCCTGAAACCCGCGAGCTCATGCGCTGCGACGCCAGTTATGTGCGCCGCTGCCTGCAACAGTGCGGCGCTGCCTGCGGCCTGCCCAAAGGCCTTTTGAGCGCCCGCGCCCTGCGCCATACCCGCGCCCTTGAGCTGGGCAGACAAGGCCTGCCCCTGCCCGTTGTGGATATTTTTCTTGGCCGGCGATCCGCGCCCGGCCAGAGCGGCATTGTCCGCTGCGACCCGCAGGAGGCCAAACGCCTGCTGCGCGAACAACTGCAAAGGGAGCGACCCATGAAAACCAGTGCGCGCAACGTCTTTCAGGGGCGCATAACCTCATTGCGCCAGAGCGGGCTGCTGGTCGAAGTGGTGCTGCGTACCGCAGGCGGCCTGCGTGTGGCCTCGCTCATTACGGACGAAAGCGCCAAGACCCTGGCCCTCAATGAAGGCAAGCTGGTCAATGCCAGCATCAAGGCACCCTGGGTGCTGGTGCAGGGGGGCGAACTCTCGCCCAAAAGCTCCCCTCCGGCGGAGAACTGCTTTACCGGCGTAGTGGAAAGAGTGCGGGAAGATGAAATGGTGGCTGAAATTCTGGTGGCGCTCGGCGAAGGCAGTCAGGTCTGCGCCCTGCGCAACCGTGGGCCGGAAAACCCCATCAATCTTGTGGCCGGGCAAACCGTAACGGTATTTTTCAAGGCTTTTTCCGTCATTCTCACCGTAGATTAG
- a CDS encoding GntG family PLP-dependent aldolase encodes MSVVDLRSDTLTIPTEAMRAAMREAEVGDDGRVDAEGRGGDPTVNRLEDYAAELLGKEAALFCPSGTMANLVALATWCDRGDAAALEPDLHVFRTEKSPFMEKFLAVKPVFYTRDAEGMPEVASFASACATPGLKLACVENSHNFGGGICVSLARQQALAATARKAAVPVHMDGARLFNAAVALGVDAAHLAACADSVMFCLSKGLGAPFGSVLCGTREFVAQARQTRKLLGGGMRQAGIMAAAGLVALRTGIERLAEDHENARHLSAALAAYDEFVLTPVQSNIVMLDISASGRSSEWFEQKLAPLGLLAKGMGKNHLRLTTYNGVGRQDMARAIEAFERFMEENRALWK; translated from the coding sequence ATGTCTGTAGTCGATCTGCGCAGTGATACCCTGACCATTCCCACCGAGGCCATGCGCGCCGCCATGCGCGAGGCCGAAGTGGGCGATGATGGCCGTGTTGATGCGGAAGGGCGCGGCGGCGACCCCACAGTCAATCGGCTGGAAGATTATGCTGCCGAACTGCTGGGCAAGGAAGCCGCGCTTTTTTGCCCGTCGGGAACCATGGCCAATCTCGTCGCGCTGGCAACCTGGTGCGACCGTGGCGATGCTGCGGCTCTGGAGCCGGACCTGCATGTGTTCCGCACCGAAAAGTCGCCATTCATGGAAAAGTTCCTGGCCGTTAAGCCGGTGTTTTATACGCGTGATGCGGAGGGCATGCCCGAAGTCGCGTCCTTTGCATCCGCTTGCGCGACGCCGGGCCTCAAGCTGGCTTGTGTGGAAAACAGCCACAACTTCGGCGGCGGCATCTGCGTGTCGCTGGCGCGGCAGCAGGCGCTCGCCGCTACGGCCCGCAAGGCGGCGGTTCCCGTGCATATGGACGGCGCGCGTCTGTTCAACGCCGCCGTGGCCCTCGGGGTGGACGCCGCGCATCTGGCCGCCTGCGCGGACAGCGTGATGTTCTGCCTTTCCAAGGGGCTGGGCGCTCCGTTCGGTTCCGTGCTGTGCGGAACGCGCGAGTTCGTTGCCCAGGCGCGGCAGACGCGCAAATTGCTTGGCGGCGGCATGCGGCAGGCGGGCATTATGGCCGCTGCCGGGCTGGTGGCCCTGCGCACGGGCATTGAGCGCCTTGCGGAAGACCACGAAAACGCCCGCCATCTCAGCGCGGCCTTGGCGGCCTATGACGAGTTTGTGCTCACGCCTGTGCAGAGCAATATTGTGATGCTGGATATAAGCGCTTCCGGCAGGTCTTCAGAATGGTTCGAGCAAAAGCTTGCACCTCTGGGGCTGCTGGCTAAGGGCATGGGCAAGAATCATCTGCGGCTGACAACTTACAATGGCGTGGGGCGTCAGGATATGGCGCGAGCCATTGAGGCCTTTGAGCGCTTTATGGAAGAAAACCGCGCCCTGTGGAAGTAA
- a CDS encoding sensor histidine kinase, giving the protein MLPHFSVWHTIRGKIAVGTGLFLVMLLLLGGIACYDLGRIDRAARLIDMVDDLRSDVLEMRRYEKNLQLFPGRKGDLLALRSFVELARERATSVGQDYNAAMGRRVGDGAHHNLDLLLEGIGTYEALLEDQPTDGAALTDQGQRLSELADSAVRRMRQGIFTAVGDLRTQMLGAIAALLACGMAFAWLIGRHIMRALGAIESAARSVGAGMPLPSPPPQLEEEARHVLQTLDGMAAELEKRHALLLQEKKLASLGVLTSGVAHQLNNPLNNISVGCQLLGEDVNDARQGLRPMPTAEDVTAQLDEIQAEVVRARDIVRGLLDFARDRPFTVALHDLSGLVRRAVALVRHDMGAAVRITVDVPEGLQLPVDAQRMQEVLINLLLNAAQAMNGRGEVNITASVDEPAGMAELRVRDSGKGIEPENLGRVFDPFFSLKPVGEGTGLGLSIAFGIVGKHDGTLEVQSQPGQGACFTVRLPLTERHEANGSGAAA; this is encoded by the coding sequence ATGCTTCCGCATTTTTCTGTCTGGCATACCATTCGCGGCAAGATTGCCGTGGGCACGGGCCTTTTTCTGGTCATGCTGCTGCTTTTGGGCGGCATTGCCTGTTATGATCTGGGGCGCATCGACAGGGCGGCCCGCCTGATCGACATGGTGGACGACCTGCGCAGCGATGTGCTCGAGATGCGCAGGTACGAAAAAAACCTGCAACTTTTTCCCGGCAGAAAGGGCGACCTGCTTGCCCTGCGCAGTTTTGTGGAACTGGCGCGGGAGCGGGCCACATCCGTGGGGCAGGATTATAACGCCGCCATGGGCCGCCGGGTGGGCGACGGCGCGCACCATAATCTCGACCTGCTGCTGGAAGGCATCGGCACCTATGAGGCCCTGCTGGAGGATCAGCCCACAGACGGCGCCGCGCTCACCGATCAGGGGCAGCGCCTGAGCGAGCTGGCTGATTCGGCGGTGCGCCGCATGCGTCAGGGCATTTTTACCGCCGTGGGGGATCTGCGCACCCAGATGCTGGGGGCCATTGCGGCCCTGCTGGCCTGCGGGATGGCTTTTGCATGGCTTATCGGCAGGCACATCATGCGCGCCCTTGGGGCCATTGAAAGCGCCGCGCGCAGCGTTGGCGCGGGCATGCCCCTGCCATCGCCCCCGCCGCAGCTTGAAGAAGAAGCGCGCCATGTCCTCCAGACGCTTGACGGCATGGCGGCGGAGCTGGAAAAGCGCCACGCCCTTCTGTTGCAGGAAAAGAAGCTGGCTTCTCTTGGTGTGCTGACCTCCGGCGTGGCCCACCAGCTGAATAATCCCCTCAATAATATTTCCGTTGGCTGTCAGCTGCTCGGCGAGGATGTCAACGATGCCCGGCAGGGGCTGCGCCCCATGCCCACGGCGGAAGACGTGACGGCGCAGCTGGATGAAATCCAGGCCGAGGTTGTTCGCGCCCGCGATATTGTGCGCGGGCTGCTGGATTTTGCGCGTGACCGGCCCTTTACTGTTGCCCTGCATGATCTGTCCGGCCTTGTGCGCAGGGCAGTTGCACTGGTGCGGCACGACATGGGCGCTGCGGTGCGCATAACGGTGGACGTGCCAGAAGGGCTGCAACTGCCCGTGGACGCCCAGCGCATGCAGGAGGTGCTGATCAACCTGCTGCTCAACGCGGCTCAGGCCATGAACGGCAGGGGCGAAGTGAATATCACCGCCTCTGTGGACGAACCGGCGGGTATGGCGGAGCTGCGAGTGCGCGACTCCGGCAAGGGTATTGAACCCGAGAACCTTGGCCGGGTGTTTGATCCCTTTTTCAGCCTCAAGCCCGTGGGCGAGGGGACGGGGCTTGGGCTGTCCATAGCCTTTGGCATTGTGGGCAAGCATGATGGAACGCTTGAAGTACAGAGCCAACCGGGGCAAGGGGCCTGTTTTACCGTGCGGCTGCCCCTTACGGAACGGCATGAAGCAAACGGTTCAGGAGCAGCGGCATGA
- a CDS encoding sulfite exporter TauE/SafE family protein: protein MDLLSLDPSQFITLTPVSVAFLLAVGFVGGLVSGFIGSGGAFILTPGMMGLGVPGAVAVASNMCHKFPKAMVGAIKRYRFGQVDVKLGLVIAATAGIGVQVGIRIQRFILEKWGQAGSDLYVSVSFVVVLVVVGSYILKDALHSSHSGKEDDESTPPLAQKLQAINLPPMMSFPKSGLRISLWFTLPVGIATGMLAATIAVGGFVGVPGLIYVIGVPGLIASGTELVTAFVMGLCGSVNWAMHGMIDIRLVFIILAGSLLGVQLGAIGTTYVKPIMIKYVMAAIMLIVAASRIVALPGYLSALGLIQMGPGILYLLKVVSFITMCAGLLVGAGMILGGMWRGQKRNRKEAALGSAV, encoded by the coding sequence ATGGATCTGCTCAGTCTTGACCCGTCCCAGTTTATCACACTCACGCCCGTTTCCGTGGCCTTTCTGCTGGCCGTGGGATTTGTGGGCGGGCTTGTAAGCGGTTTTATCGGTTCCGGCGGGGCCTTTATTCTCACGCCGGGCATGATGGGCCTGGGTGTGCCCGGTGCCGTGGCTGTTGCCAGCAACATGTGCCACAAGTTCCCCAAGGCCATGGTGGGCGCCATCAAGCGCTACCGCTTCGGTCAGGTGGATGTAAAACTGGGTCTGGTTATCGCTGCAACCGCTGGCATAGGCGTACAGGTTGGCATCCGCATTCAGCGTTTTATTCTGGAAAAATGGGGCCAGGCCGGGTCTGATCTTTACGTCAGCGTTTCCTTTGTGGTGGTTCTCGTTGTGGTGGGCAGCTACATTCTCAAGGATGCCCTGCACTCAAGCCATTCCGGCAAGGAGGATGACGAAAGCACGCCGCCCCTTGCCCAAAAGTTGCAGGCTATCAACCTGCCCCCCATGATGTCCTTTCCCAAATCCGGCTTGCGTATTTCGCTGTGGTTTACCCTGCCCGTGGGCATAGCCACAGGTATGCTGGCTGCCACCATTGCCGTGGGCGGATTCGTGGGCGTGCCGGGGCTTATCTATGTGATCGGCGTACCCGGACTCATTGCATCCGGCACGGAACTTGTCACAGCCTTTGTCATGGGCCTGTGCGGCTCGGTCAACTGGGCCATGCACGGCATGATAGACATCCGCCTCGTCTTTATCATCCTGGCGGGCTCCCTGCTTGGCGTGCAGCTTGGGGCCATCGGCACCACCTACGTCAAACCCATCATGATCAAGTACGTCATGGCCGCCATCATGCTTATTGTTGCCGCAAGCCGCATTGTCGCCCTGCCGGGCTACCTCAGCGCGCTGGGGCTTATCCAGATGGGCCCGGGGATTCTCTATCTGCTCAAGGTCGTGAGCTTCATAACCATGTGCGCCGGATTGCTCGTTGGCGCGGGCATGATCCTTGGCGGCATGTGGCGCGGGCAAAAACGCAACCGCAAGGAAGCGGCGCTGGGCAGCGCGGTCTGA
- a CDS encoding ATP-binding cassette domain-containing protein — protein MISLRLVKSFRNGVTPFNLDVRYDIGDEHKCAVLFGPSGSGKSLTMQCLAGLTKPDAGHIRIGDCTLYNDAQGVFVSVQKRRIGYMFQDYALFPHLNLLQNVAYPRTGCWPWKVRGEERDKAQAMLERLGIGHLAAHLPSQISGGQRQRAALARALNADPLLLLLDEPFSALDPLLRERLREELLELMDDLTIPAVIISHDPDDVDTFAGGLVLYDRGGARTVPDYADLRKDFATAGKCLRHLQEQAWACQSA, from the coding sequence ATGATCTCGTTGCGGCTGGTAAAAAGTTTCAGGAACGGGGTTACGCCCTTCAATCTGGATGTCCGCTACGATATCGGCGACGAGCACAAGTGTGCGGTGCTTTTTGGCCCTTCCGGTTCCGGCAAGTCGTTGACCATGCAGTGTCTAGCGGGGCTGACAAAGCCCGATGCAGGGCACATCCGCATTGGCGACTGCACGTTGTACAATGATGCGCAGGGCGTGTTTGTTTCCGTGCAGAAGCGGCGTATCGGCTACATGTTTCAGGATTACGCCCTGTTTCCACACCTGAACCTGTTGCAGAACGTGGCCTATCCGCGCACGGGCTGCTGGCCCTGGAAGGTGCGCGGCGAGGAGCGCGACAAGGCGCAGGCCATGCTGGAACGCTTGGGCATCGGGCATCTGGCGGCCCACCTGCCCTCGCAGATATCTGGCGGGCAGCGGCAACGCGCGGCTCTGGCGCGGGCGCTCAATGCAGACCCCTTGCTTCTGCTGCTTGATGAGCCTTTTTCCGCCCTTGATCCTCTGCTGCGCGAACGCCTGCGCGAAGAACTGCTTGAACTGATGGATGACCTGACCATCCCTGCCGTGATTATCAGTCACGACCCTGACGATGTGGATACCTTTGCGGGCGGGCTTGTGCTCTATGACCGGGGCGGCGCGCGCACGGTGCCGGACTATGCAGATCTGCGCAAGGATTTTGCCACAGCGGGCAAGTGTCTGCGGCATTTGCAGGAGCAGGCCTGGGCCTGTCAATCGGCCTGA